One window of the Petroclostridium xylanilyticum genome contains the following:
- a CDS encoding phage tail tape measure protein, whose translation MANAASVSGATAEEFERMKEVAREMGKSTVFSASEAADAMYYMASAGYKAEQMAQSIKPILDLAAATQSDLAFSTDTVIATLNQFGLGAQDASRVTNVFAAAIGNSQATLDKLSYSMRYVGPVANSLGYSIEQTTAALGLLYNAGFQGEQAGTILRGALSRLMKPTKEITDTLKEMGLTYEQVNPATRSIADIVKVLGDHSITTAQAISIFGQEAGPGMMALISQGSNALLDMESKLTGTNAAATMAKKQLDTFQGSMKLLKSALEEVAIQFGNILIPILRDFVTKYIQPAVEWFSSLDDGVKKTIVTIAALAAAIGPVFLIIGGVASGISALVGAFAKLTGGISAIVSGLKALSGAFTFLTNPIGIIIAVIAALVASVIYLWKTNEGFRNAVTDLWNAIANIMNSVMNTITSAFNTVWRNVTSVWNNLLYTITSVGTNIGNSVAVIMNNIRNSVMNVVREAFNWGANLVGNLINGIKSMISKAGEAAKSVASKISSYLGFHSPTEEGPGAEADRWMPNLIEMMLSSLKSKLPKLDSVLGAAFSPVYEAPALSPAVNSGGGASGPINITITGNYIRDEVDIERIASQLVRKLNLLGVYV comes from the coding sequence ATGGCCAATGCAGCTAGCGTTTCCGGTGCGACGGCAGAGGAATTCGAAAGAATGAAGGAAGTCGCCCGGGAAATGGGCAAATCTACGGTGTTTTCTGCCAGTGAAGCTGCCGATGCCATGTACTACATGGCCTCTGCCGGGTATAAGGCCGAACAGATGGCCCAGTCCATAAAACCAATCCTTGACCTTGCCGCTGCGACCCAGAGTGACCTTGCCTTCAGCACCGATACGGTTATCGCTACCCTAAACCAGTTCGGGCTTGGCGCGCAGGACGCAAGTAGGGTGACAAACGTATTTGCGGCGGCCATTGGCAATTCCCAGGCGACCTTGGACAAACTGAGCTATTCCATGCGTTATGTGGGCCCGGTAGCCAACAGCCTGGGCTATTCTATTGAACAAACCACAGCAGCCCTGGGGCTTTTATATAACGCGGGCTTTCAGGGAGAACAGGCAGGTACTATCCTGCGAGGCGCTTTGTCAAGGCTTATGAAGCCCACAAAAGAGATAACCGACACCCTTAAAGAGATGGGCCTTACCTATGAGCAAGTAAATCCGGCGACAAGGTCTATTGCAGACATTGTTAAGGTGCTGGGCGATCACTCTATCACCACTGCTCAAGCCATCAGCATCTTCGGTCAGGAAGCTGGCCCAGGTATGATGGCTTTAATATCCCAGGGGAGTAACGCTCTCCTTGACATGGAAAGCAAGCTCACTGGGACAAATGCCGCTGCTACCATGGCCAAAAAGCAGCTTGATACCTTTCAGGGCAGCATGAAGCTATTGAAGTCGGCTTTAGAGGAGGTCGCTATCCAATTCGGCAATATCCTCATCCCCATACTTAGGGATTTTGTCACAAAGTATATCCAACCTGCTGTAGAATGGTTTTCAAGCCTGGACGATGGAGTGAAGAAGACTATTGTAACCATAGCCGCTTTAGCTGCGGCTATTGGCCCGGTATTTCTCATTATCGGCGGTGTAGCCAGCGGCATTAGTGCCCTGGTTGGCGCCTTTGCCAAGCTTACCGGCGGCATCAGTGCCATAGTTAGTGGACTAAAAGCATTATCGGGAGCTTTTACCTTCTTAACTAATCCTATAGGGATAATCATTGCAGTAATTGCTGCCTTAGTTGCTAGTGTCATTTACCTCTGGAAAACTAACGAAGGTTTCAGGAATGCTGTAACTGACCTATGGAATGCCATCGCAAACATCATGAATTCGGTCATGAACACCATTACCAGTGCCTTTAATACGGTATGGAGGAATGTTACGTCCGTCTGGAATAACCTGCTTTACACCATCACCAGTGTGGGGACAAATATCGGAAATAGCGTGGCGGTCATAATGAACAACATTCGAAACAGTGTGATGAATGTGGTCAGAGAAGCCTTCAACTGGGGTGCAAATCTTGTAGGTAACCTGATAAACGGGATCAAATCCATGATCAGTAAAGCCGGTGAAGCAGCCAAAAGCGTGGCCTCCAAGATCTCATCTTACCTGGGCTTTCATTCCCCTACAGAAGAAGGGCCCGGAGCTGAGGCAGACAGGTGGATGCCAAACCTCATTGAGATGATGTTAAGTAGTCTTAAGTCGAAACTACCCAAGCTGGATTCTGTTCTTGGTGCTGCCTTTAGCCCTGTTTATGAAGCTCCGGCACTTTCGCCCGCAGTAAATAGTGGTGGTGGAGCGAGTGGGCCTATCAATATCACTATTACCGGTAATTACATCCGGGATGAAGTGGATATTGAGAGAATTGCTTCCCAATTGGTAAGGAAACTAAACCTTTTGGGGGTGTATGTATAA
- a CDS encoding phage tail assembly chaperone, protein MRAGGGKQGVDYEELLVTATGLLGLKPKEVWELTPHEIMLMTEGYLRKRQQQVQDMLYISWHVEAFARQKKLPKLEVILKTRAKQIKKRETDMDELIQTAKRKGLKGPWDR, encoded by the coding sequence ATCAGGGCCGGAGGCGGTAAACAGGGAGTAGACTATGAGGAACTTCTTGTTACCGCAACCGGCCTTTTAGGTTTAAAGCCAAAGGAAGTCTGGGAGCTTACGCCCCACGAAATCATGTTAATGACAGAAGGATATTTAAGGAAACGACAGCAGCAGGTGCAGGATATGCTGTATATTTCCTGGCATGTGGAGGCCTTTGCCCGGCAGAAGAAGCTGCCAAAGCTTGAAGTTATATTAAAAACAAGGGCAAAACAGATAAAAAAACGTGAAACGGATATGGATGAACTCATACAGACAGCTAAAAGGAAAGGACTCAAAGGGCCTTGGGATAGGTAA
- a CDS encoding phage tail tube protein, translated as MAISGKSGKLVIGTNTVTEIKNWSLDLGLDTIDTTALGDEWKTFISGLKEWSASAEGSWNIAVDTMGQKAIQDAYLSGSLVSLKLYVDATHYYSGDAYISSLGIEDPVDDTVNVSFEFQGTGVLAYT; from the coding sequence ATGGCCATATCAGGAAAGAGCGGGAAGTTGGTTATAGGGACAAATACAGTGACAGAGATAAAGAACTGGTCTTTAGATCTTGGCTTGGATACCATTGATACCACTGCTCTTGGTGATGAGTGGAAGACCTTTATTTCAGGTCTTAAGGAATGGTCGGCCAGCGCAGAGGGAAGCTGGAACATTGCAGTAGACACGATGGGTCAGAAGGCAATCCAAGATGCGTATTTAAGTGGTAGTCTAGTAAGTCTCAAACTTTATGTAGATGCCACGCACTACTATTCAGGTGATGCATATATTTCCTCATTGGGGATTGAAGATCCGGTGGATGATACCGTGAATGTATCCTTTGAATTCCAAGGTACCGGTGTACTGGCATATACTTAA
- the gp17 gene encoding tail completion protein gp17: MKLEEGLYVHLKNYPDLKSLVEDRIYPLVMPQNCKLPAITYQKVSGSRQHCLQRDTGFTTPVFQISCWAQNYAQLKAVSEQVRFALQNFSGLMGGNGGVEVNAILLQGEMEGFDPDTKIYYAHFDFEFQYIEPI; this comes from the coding sequence ATGAAGCTTGAGGAAGGTTTGTATGTGCATCTAAAAAATTATCCTGATCTTAAAAGCCTTGTCGAGGATAGGATATATCCCCTTGTTATGCCCCAGAATTGCAAACTTCCAGCAATCACTTACCAGAAAGTATCAGGCAGCCGGCAGCACTGCCTGCAGAGAGATACCGGCTTTACCACGCCTGTGTTTCAGATTTCCTGCTGGGCGCAAAATTACGCCCAGTTAAAGGCTGTGAGTGAGCAGGTACGGTTTGCCTTGCAAAATTTTTCTGGGCTTATGGGTGGTAACGGAGGTGTAGAGGTTAACGCGATACTTCTCCAAGGCGAGATGGAAGGCTTTGACCCAGATACAAAAATATATTACGCGCATTTTGACTTCGAATTCCAATATATTGAGCCGATTTAA
- a CDS encoding HK97-gp10 family putative phage morphogenesis protein: MARAYSAKAKKISASVEGAEEVIQMLKDMGKAAEEVLEQAADAGGRLALLETKRRCPVRTGRLKESLHLQNGKKTEIKADVKIQPGKKEYYGTFVELGTKRMPARPFMRPAVDENKERISEAVTKEVSRALGRIR, from the coding sequence ATGGCGAGGGCCTATTCGGCAAAGGCAAAGAAAATATCCGCCAGTGTTGAAGGTGCCGAGGAGGTTATACAGATGTTAAAGGACATGGGCAAGGCTGCGGAGGAAGTTCTAGAGCAGGCGGCGGATGCAGGCGGAAGGTTAGCCCTTCTTGAAACGAAAAGGCGGTGCCCGGTTAGGACAGGCCGCCTTAAAGAGAGCCTGCACTTACAAAACGGGAAAAAGACTGAAATAAAAGCGGATGTAAAAATACAGCCAGGGAAAAAGGAGTATTATGGAACCTTCGTGGAACTTGGAACAAAGCGGATGCCTGCACGCCCCTTTATGCGCCCTGCTGTAGATGAGAACAAAGAGAGGATTTCTGAAGCGGTGACAAAGGAAGTATCCAGGGCATTAGGGAGGATTCGGTAA